A stretch of Mustela nigripes isolate SB6536 chromosome 6, MUSNIG.SB6536, whole genome shotgun sequence DNA encodes these proteins:
- the ASB13 gene encoding ankyrin repeat and SOCS box protein 13 isoform X2 codes for MEARGPDGCFLGDVGFWVERTPVHEAAQRGETLQLQRLIESGACVNQVTVDSITPLHAASLQGQAQCVQLLLAAGAQVDARNIDGSTPLCDACASGSIECVKLLLAYGAKVNPPLYTASPLHEACMSGSSECVRLLIDVGANLEAHDCHFGTPLHVACAREHLDCVKMLLNAGANVNAAKLHETALHHAAKVKNVDLIEMLVEFGGNIYARDNRGKKPSDYTWSSSAPAKCLEFYEKTPLTLSQLCRVSLRRATGVRGLEKITKLNIPPRLIDYLSYN; via the exons GTTTCTGGGTGGAGCGCACCCCCGTGCACGAGGCGGCCCAGCGCGGCGAGACCCTCCAGCTGCAGCGGCTGATCGAGAGCGGCGCGTGTGTCAACCAGGTCACGGTGGACTCCATCACGCCCCTGCACGCGGCCAGTCTGCAGGGCCAGGCGCAGTGTGTGCAGCTGCTGCTGGCAGCCGGGGCCCAG GTGGACGCCCGCAACATCGATGGCAGCACACCCCTGTGCGATGCCTGTGCCTCAGGCAGCATCGAGTGCGTGAAGCTCCTGCTCGCCTACGGGGCCAAGGTCAACCCGCCCCTGTACACGGCATCCCCGCTGCACGAGGCCTGCATGAGCG GAAGCTCTGAGTGCGTGAGGCTGCTTATTGACGTCGGGGCCAACCTGGAGGCGCATGACTGCCATTTCGGGACCCCTCTTCACGTGGCCTGTGCCCGGGAGCATCTGGACTGCGTCAAAATGCTGCTTAATGCAG GGGCCAACGTGAACGCGGCGAAGCTTCACGAGACCGCCCTGCATCACGCAGCCAAGGTGAAGAACGTTGACCTCATCGAGATGCTCGTTGAGTTTGGAGGCAACATCTACGCGCGGGACAACCGGGGGAAGAAGCCGTCCGACTACACGTGGAGCAGCAGCGCGCCGGCCAAGTGCCTGGAGTTCTACGAAA aaacacctcTGACCCTGTCGCAGCTCTGCCGGGTGAGCCTGAGGAGGGCTACTGGCGTCCGAGGCCTGGAGAAGATCACCAAGTTGAACATCCCTCCCCGGCTCATCGACTATCTTTCCTACAACTGA
- the ASB13 gene encoding ankyrin repeat and SOCS box protein 13 isoform X1 yields the protein MEARGPDGCFLGDVGFWVERTPVHEAAQRGETLQLQRLIESGACVNQVTVDSITPLHAASLQGQAQCVQLLLAAGAQVDARNIDGSTPLCDACASGSIECVKLLLAYGAKVNPPLYTASPLHEACMSGFRGGEEEGHSVHRAGGSCRLTGPEVPSGGSTEKTGNLGPTAGGRSLNDRRRSLDSTLPSEGSSECVRLLIDVGANLEAHDCHFGTPLHVACAREHLDCVKMLLNAGANVNAAKLHETALHHAAKVKNVDLIEMLVEFGGNIYARDNRGKKPSDYTWSSSAPAKCLEFYEKTPLTLSQLCRVSLRRATGVRGLEKITKLNIPPRLIDYLSYN from the exons GTTTCTGGGTGGAGCGCACCCCCGTGCACGAGGCGGCCCAGCGCGGCGAGACCCTCCAGCTGCAGCGGCTGATCGAGAGCGGCGCGTGTGTCAACCAGGTCACGGTGGACTCCATCACGCCCCTGCACGCGGCCAGTCTGCAGGGCCAGGCGCAGTGTGTGCAGCTGCTGCTGGCAGCCGGGGCCCAG GTGGACGCCCGCAACATCGATGGCAGCACACCCCTGTGCGATGCCTGTGCCTCAGGCAGCATCGAGTGCGTGAAGCTCCTGCTCGCCTACGGGGCCAAGGTCAACCCGCCCCTGTACACGGCATCCCCGCTGCACGAGGCCTGCATGAGCG GTTTCcgtggaggggaagaggaaggccaCTCCGTGCACAGAGCAGGTGGCTCATGCAGGCTCACCGGGCCTGAAGTTCCCAGTGGAGGGTCAACAGAGAAGACTGGAAATTTAGGGCCCACGGCGGGTGGGAGATCGTTAAATGACAGACGACGGAGTCTGGATTCTACTCTTCCGAGTGAAG GAAGCTCTGAGTGCGTGAGGCTGCTTATTGACGTCGGGGCCAACCTGGAGGCGCATGACTGCCATTTCGGGACCCCTCTTCACGTGGCCTGTGCCCGGGAGCATCTGGACTGCGTCAAAATGCTGCTTAATGCAG GGGCCAACGTGAACGCGGCGAAGCTTCACGAGACCGCCCTGCATCACGCAGCCAAGGTGAAGAACGTTGACCTCATCGAGATGCTCGTTGAGTTTGGAGGCAACATCTACGCGCGGGACAACCGGGGGAAGAAGCCGTCCGACTACACGTGGAGCAGCAGCGCGCCGGCCAAGTGCCTGGAGTTCTACGAAA aaacacctcTGACCCTGTCGCAGCTCTGCCGGGTGAGCCTGAGGAGGGCTACTGGCGTCCGAGGCCTGGAGAAGATCACCAAGTTGAACATCCCTCCCCGGCTCATCGACTATCTTTCCTACAACTGA
- the ASB13 gene encoding ankyrin repeat and SOCS box protein 13 isoform X3: protein MKGWACPDMERGARGGRIHLEGLGEGSAGFIVRGRAGHRVRADSGAMPMTRQTGQAQGPPGGEGEACAASGHPQEHGRQRAGAASDGAGVREEGGCSLGQNGPPRRPSWRCRERGSSECVRLLIDVGANLEAHDCHFGTPLHVACAREHLDCVKMLLNAGANVNAAKLHETALHHAAKVKNVDLIEMLVEFGGNIYARDNRGKKPSDYTWSSSAPAKCLEFYEKTPLTLSQLCRVSLRRATGVRGLEKITKLNIPPRLIDYLSYN, encoded by the exons ATGAAGGGGTGGGCGTGTCCTGACATGGAGAGGGGAGCCCGAGGGGGACGGATTCACTTAGAAGGCTTGGGAGAAGGCTCGGCAGGGTTTATAGTACGAGGGAGAGCAGGGCACAGAGTCAGAGCCGACTCAGGAGCGATGCCGATGACGAGACAGACCGGCCAGGCACAGGGAcccccaggaggggagggagaggcctgTGCCGCGTCAGGACATCCCCAGGAGCATGGCCGGCAGAGGGCTGGAGCTGCCAGTGACGGAGCTGGAGTCCGTGAGGAGGGAGGATGCAGCCTGGGGCAGAATGGACCTCCGCGCAGACCGAGTTGGAGATGCCGGGAAAGAG GAAGCTCTGAGTGCGTGAGGCTGCTTATTGACGTCGGGGCCAACCTGGAGGCGCATGACTGCCATTTCGGGACCCCTCTTCACGTGGCCTGTGCCCGGGAGCATCTGGACTGCGTCAAAATGCTGCTTAATGCAG GGGCCAACGTGAACGCGGCGAAGCTTCACGAGACCGCCCTGCATCACGCAGCCAAGGTGAAGAACGTTGACCTCATCGAGATGCTCGTTGAGTTTGGAGGCAACATCTACGCGCGGGACAACCGGGGGAAGAAGCCGTCCGACTACACGTGGAGCAGCAGCGCGCCGGCCAAGTGCCTGGAGTTCTACGAAA aaacacctcTGACCCTGTCGCAGCTCTGCCGGGTGAGCCTGAGGAGGGCTACTGGCGTCCGAGGCCTGGAGAAGATCACCAAGTTGAACATCCCTCCCCGGCTCATCGACTATCTTTCCTACAACTGA